One region of Synechococcus elongatus PCC 11801 genomic DNA includes:
- the thiO gene encoding glycine oxidase ThiO, with translation MAFEVAVFGGGVIGLAIALELRLRGAMVQVYSQNSQAAAGRVAAGMLAPQSEGIEVGPMLDLGLRSRSLYASWTQQIEQLSGQDSGYWPCGILVPLSDAANRDRYPHPAESPGQWLSAADLRDFQPALRSDLIGGWWFPQEGQVDSRRALYPALRAAAIASGVILHEGVALQELVVTGDRLQSATTEQGPVQADAYVLATGAWSGDWLQLPVYPVKGQMFSLQAHPDLLRHVLFGEQAYIVPRRDGLIVVGATVEATAGFSPGNTAGPLQSLMAEAIALVPALADCPLVETWWGYRPATPDEWPILGQGPAENLFLATGHYRNGMLLAPITAQLLADQILDHRTDPLLHAFRYDRFSIHDSSTHQPLPALAGLSASTSQ, from the coding sequence ATGGCGTTCGAGGTAGCCGTCTTTGGGGGCGGCGTCATTGGCTTGGCGATCGCGCTAGAACTGCGATTGCGGGGCGCGATGGTTCAGGTCTACAGCCAAAACAGTCAGGCGGCGGCAGGCCGAGTCGCGGCGGGGATGTTGGCACCCCAGTCGGAAGGCATCGAAGTCGGGCCCATGCTGGATCTGGGGCTGCGCAGCCGATCGCTCTACGCCAGCTGGACGCAACAGATTGAACAGCTCAGCGGTCAAGACAGCGGCTACTGGCCCTGTGGCATTTTGGTGCCGCTCAGTGATGCTGCCAATCGCGATCGCTATCCTCACCCGGCAGAATCGCCGGGACAGTGGCTCTCGGCAGCAGACTTACGAGACTTTCAGCCAGCTCTGCGCTCCGATTTAATTGGTGGCTGGTGGTTTCCCCAAGAAGGACAAGTCGACAGTCGCCGCGCGCTCTATCCCGCTTTACGAGCTGCCGCGATCGCCAGTGGCGTCATCCTCCACGAAGGCGTTGCTCTTCAAGAGTTAGTAGTGACGGGCGATCGCCTGCAATCGGCGACGACGGAGCAAGGCCCAGTTCAAGCTGATGCCTACGTTCTGGCAACAGGTGCTTGGTCCGGTGACTGGCTGCAACTGCCGGTCTATCCCGTTAAGGGTCAAATGTTTTCGCTGCAGGCGCATCCCGATTTGCTGCGCCACGTCTTGTTTGGGGAGCAGGCTTACATCGTGCCGCGGCGCGATGGCCTGATTGTCGTCGGTGCCACCGTAGAAGCAACAGCTGGCTTCAGTCCCGGCAATACTGCTGGGCCGCTACAGAGCTTGATGGCTGAAGCGATCGCGCTTGTTCCGGCTCTGGCGGACTGTCCGCTGGTTGAAACGTGGTGGGGCTATCGTCCCGCAACTCCGGATGAATGGCCGATTCTTGGGCAAGGCCCCGCTGAAAACCTATTCTTGGCGACCGGCCACTACCGCAACGGTATGCTGCTCGCCCCAATTACCGCTCAGCTGCTCGCTGACCAAATTCTCGACCACCGCACGGATCCACTGCTTCATGCCTTCCGCTACGACCGCTTCTCCATCCATGACTCCAGCACCCATCAACCCTTACCCGCTCTTGCAGGCTTGTCAGCGTCAACGAGTCAGTGA
- a CDS encoding peroxiredoxin-like family protein, with translation MTPAPINPYPLLQACQRQRVSDGAIAPILTDTETADRLLVLIWPQLGDFDSLEYAQWLQRQQAELQAAGITVRAVGIGDRDSGQRFCEFTGFPADQLFVDPTASLHRELQLYPGLQWSLPGFSPAAKAWLNLLLMCAGIGSHGTLAEVFRGYRGDRTAPQLIGAEESVQAFPLPPIKGNFFNLAGGSGFQRPMELATLRLRNMAESLGHWRTYVPDASYMTQRGGTFLFDRDRQLIYEHRDRGILGFSATMNRPLSFLEALPTASATPVA, from the coding sequence ATGACTCCAGCACCCATCAACCCTTACCCGCTCTTGCAGGCTTGTCAGCGTCAACGAGTCAGTGACGGGGCGATCGCGCCAATCCTCACCGATACGGAAACTGCCGATCGCCTACTGGTGTTGATCTGGCCGCAGTTGGGCGATTTCGACAGCTTGGAATATGCCCAGTGGTTGCAGCGCCAGCAAGCAGAACTGCAAGCCGCAGGAATTACGGTTCGAGCAGTTGGCATTGGCGATCGCGACTCAGGCCAGCGCTTCTGTGAGTTCACCGGCTTCCCCGCCGATCAGCTCTTTGTTGATCCCACAGCTAGCCTGCATCGAGAACTGCAGCTCTATCCGGGGCTACAGTGGTCACTTCCCGGTTTTTCGCCCGCTGCCAAAGCTTGGCTGAATCTGCTGCTGATGTGCGCGGGCATTGGGAGTCACGGCACCTTGGCAGAAGTATTTCGAGGGTATCGCGGCGATCGCACTGCGCCCCAACTGATTGGCGCGGAAGAAAGTGTTCAGGCTTTCCCGCTACCACCGATCAAGGGCAACTTTTTTAACCTCGCGGGCGGCTCTGGCTTCCAACGACCGATGGAACTGGCCACTCTGCGCCTGCGGAATATGGCGGAATCCCTCGGTCATTGGCGCACCTACGTTCCCGACGCCAGCTACATGACCCAACGCGGCGGTACTTTTCTCTTCGATCGCGATCGCCAATTAATTTATGAGCACCGCGATCGCGGCATCCTTGGCTTTTCCGCCACCATGAATCGCCCGCTCAGTTTCCTAGAAGCGCTGCCGACTGCATCCGCAACGCCAGTGGCCTGA
- a CDS encoding shikimate dehydrogenase, protein MAALTGRTRLLGIIGDPIEHSLSPLIQNAAIAELGLDYCYVPFPVQGADLATALAGLAVVGVQGFNVTIPHKQAVMPLLSEVSELAQSVGSVNTVWRTAEGWAGTNTDVLGFLAPLQALRSDWSGCRVVLLGCGGAARAVVAGCLQLGCRAIATVVRDSHKGSAFQQSWGDRADSLTIHDWSEIPDLLSSADLIVNTTPLGMDPHIERSPLDDQAAQQLRSDTIAYDLIYTPSPTRFLQQAIAQGCQAIDGLEMLVQQGAAGLKIWTGAESVPIDTMRSVLKAHLGLA, encoded by the coding sequence ATGGCTGCTCTCACCGGTCGCACTCGCTTGCTCGGCATCATTGGCGATCCGATCGAACATTCACTATCGCCTCTGATTCAGAACGCTGCGATCGCTGAACTGGGCTTGGACTATTGCTATGTGCCCTTTCCGGTGCAAGGGGCTGATCTGGCAACTGCCCTGGCGGGCCTAGCTGTGGTTGGGGTGCAGGGTTTCAATGTCACCATCCCCCACAAGCAAGCGGTGATGCCACTGCTGAGTGAAGTCTCGGAGCTGGCGCAGTCGGTGGGTTCCGTCAACACCGTCTGGCGCACGGCTGAGGGCTGGGCAGGTACGAATACTGATGTCTTGGGTTTCCTCGCACCCTTACAAGCTCTGCGATCGGATTGGTCGGGTTGTCGAGTTGTGCTCTTGGGATGTGGAGGTGCAGCCCGAGCTGTTGTTGCTGGCTGCCTCCAGCTAGGTTGCCGTGCGATCGCAACGGTCGTCCGTGATTCCCACAAAGGGTCAGCTTTTCAGCAAAGTTGGGGCGATCGCGCTGATTCTCTGACAATTCATGATTGGTCTGAGATTCCAGACTTACTCAGCTCTGCGGATTTGATTGTCAACACCACACCGCTGGGCATGGACCCGCACATTGAGCGATCGCCCTTGGATGACCAAGCCGCTCAACAATTACGGTCAGACACGATCGCCTACGACCTGATTTACACGCCCAGCCCCACTCGCTTTTTGCAGCAGGCGATCGCACAAGGATGCCAAGCGATCGATGGACTGGAAATGCTCGTTCAGCAAGGCGCGGCTGGCCTCAAAATTTGGACTGGCGCAGAATCTGTTCCCATCGACACGATGCGATCGGTGCTCAAAGCGCATCTCGGCTTGGCCTAG
- the dnaK gene encoding molecular chaperone DnaK, which yields MAKVVGIDLGTTNSCVAVMEGGKPTVIANAEGFRTTPSVVAFAKNQDRLVGQIAKRQAVMNPENTFYSVKRFIGRRPDEVTNELTEVAYKVDTSGNAVKLDSSNAGKQFAPEEISAQVLRKLAEDASKYLGETVTQAVITVPAYFNDSQRQATKDAGKIAGLEVLRIINEPTAAALAYGLDKKSNERILVFDLGGGTFDVSVLEVGDGVFEVLATSGDTHLGGDDFDKKIVDFLAGEFQKNEGIDLRKDKQALQRLTEAAEKAKIELSSATQTEINLPFITATQDGPKHLDLTLTRAKFEELASDLIDRCRIPVEQAIKDAKLALSEIDEIVLVGGSTRIPAVQAIVKQMTGKEPNQSVNPDEVVAIGAAIQGGVLAGEVKDILLLDVTPLSLGVETLGGVMTKLIPRNTTIPTKKSETFSTAADGQTNVEIHVLQGEREMANDNKSLGTFRLDGIPPAPRGVPQIEVIFDIDANGILNVTAKDKGSGKEQSISITGASTLSDNEVDRMVKDAEANAAADKERRERIDLKNQADTLVYQSEKQLSELGDKISADDKAKVEGFIKELKEALAAEDYDKIKAIIEQLQQALYAAGSSVYQQASAEASASAQAGPSSSSSSSSSDDDVIDAEFSESK from the coding sequence ATGGCCAAAGTTGTCGGAATCGACCTCGGAACCACCAACTCTTGCGTGGCTGTCATGGAGGGCGGCAAGCCCACTGTGATTGCTAATGCGGAAGGTTTCCGCACCACTCCTTCAGTGGTTGCTTTTGCAAAAAACCAAGACCGCCTCGTGGGTCAAATCGCCAAACGTCAGGCGGTGATGAACCCGGAAAATACCTTCTACTCGGTCAAGCGATTTATCGGTCGCCGTCCGGATGAGGTCACGAACGAGCTGACCGAAGTCGCCTACAAAGTTGACACCTCGGGCAACGCCGTCAAACTGGACAGCTCCAACGCTGGCAAGCAGTTTGCCCCTGAAGAAATTTCGGCACAGGTGCTGCGCAAACTGGCAGAAGATGCCAGCAAGTATCTGGGTGAAACCGTTACCCAAGCCGTGATCACCGTTCCGGCTTACTTCAACGACTCCCAGCGTCAAGCCACTAAAGATGCTGGCAAAATTGCTGGCTTGGAAGTGCTGCGCATCATCAACGAGCCGACCGCTGCTGCACTGGCCTACGGTCTCGATAAGAAGAGCAACGAACGCATCCTCGTCTTTGACTTGGGCGGCGGCACCTTCGACGTCTCAGTACTAGAAGTTGGTGACGGCGTCTTCGAAGTGCTGGCGACCTCGGGTGACACTCACCTTGGTGGTGACGATTTCGACAAAAAAATCGTTGACTTCCTCGCGGGCGAATTCCAAAAGAACGAAGGCATCGACCTGCGCAAAGACAAGCAAGCCCTGCAGCGTCTGACGGAAGCGGCTGAGAAAGCCAAAATCGAGCTGTCCAGCGCTACCCAAACCGAAATCAACCTGCCCTTCATCACGGCAACTCAAGACGGGCCGAAGCACCTCGACCTGACCTTGACCCGCGCCAAATTTGAAGAGCTGGCCTCCGACCTGATCGATCGCTGCCGGATTCCGGTGGAGCAAGCGATCAAAGACGCCAAACTGGCTCTGAGCGAAATCGACGAGATCGTCTTGGTCGGCGGTTCGACCCGGATTCCTGCGGTGCAGGCGATCGTCAAGCAAATGACGGGCAAAGAGCCCAACCAAAGCGTCAACCCTGATGAAGTGGTGGCGATCGGTGCAGCGATTCAAGGCGGTGTCTTGGCTGGCGAAGTCAAAGATATCCTGCTGCTCGACGTGACGCCGCTGTCCTTGGGCGTGGAAACCCTCGGCGGCGTGATGACCAAGTTGATCCCACGCAACACCACCATCCCCACCAAGAAGTCGGAGACCTTCTCGACGGCTGCAGATGGGCAAACCAACGTCGAAATCCACGTGCTCCAAGGCGAGCGCGAAATGGCCAACGACAACAAGAGCTTGGGAACCTTCCGCTTGGACGGCATCCCGCCGGCTCCCCGTGGCGTACCTCAAATCGAAGTGATCTTCGACATCGACGCCAACGGCATTCTCAATGTCACGGCGAAGGATAAAGGCTCGGGTAAAGAGCAGTCGATCAGCATCACTGGTGCTTCGACCCTGTCGGATAACGAAGTCGATCGCATGGTTAAGGATGCAGAAGCGAATGCTGCTGCAGACAAAGAACGCCGCGAACGCATCGATCTCAAAAACCAAGCCGATACACTGGTTTACCAGTCCGAGAAGCAACTCAGCGAGCTGGGTGACAAGATCTCGGCTGATGACAAAGCTAAAGTTGAAGGCTTTATCAAAGAGCTGAAAGAGGCGTTAGCCGCTGAAGACTACGACAAGATCAAAGCGATCATCGAGCAACTGCAGCAGGCACTCTATGCCGCCGGCAGCAGCGTCTATCAGCAAGCCAGTGCCGAAGCTTCAGCCAGTGCACAGGCTGGGCCTTCCTCCTCGTCTAGCAGCAGCTCCAGTGATGATGATGTGATCGACGCCGAATTCTCCGAGTCGAAGTAG
- a CDS encoding HpsJ family protein — MAAAPSSVAPLAARALRLVGLVLVLSVLVDYVASLVGANWSEPRWYVATSSQWIDRGVVPLVGLTLWFSGDWLAQQLDPLAITQQKLVRAIARILPLVLSVIFILAVPIHLSNAFTSQAQRLAEVQQQAQQQQQALDLQFQAAIVQQKQQLKQLFGTPGLFEQVKASGQIPPDQVADFEKLVGKPEADIDRFVDQRAAEAKQKQEAELKANQDKQTSAIRREVTANTVRTSLLGLLLVIGYGGISWGILRQNPANV, encoded by the coding sequence ATGGCTGCTGCACCGAGTTCCGTGGCACCGTTGGCTGCACGAGCCTTGCGGTTAGTAGGTCTTGTCCTCGTTCTCTCTGTCCTTGTGGACTATGTGGCTAGCCTGGTGGGCGCCAACTGGAGTGAACCGCGCTGGTACGTAGCCACGAGCAGCCAGTGGATCGATCGCGGCGTGGTGCCACTCGTCGGTCTCACCCTTTGGTTTAGTGGGGATTGGCTTGCCCAGCAACTCGACCCACTCGCAATCACTCAGCAAAAGCTCGTGCGGGCGATCGCACGGATCTTGCCCTTGGTGCTCAGCGTCATTTTTATCCTGGCAGTGCCCATTCACCTCAGCAATGCCTTCACCAGCCAAGCCCAACGACTCGCAGAAGTCCAGCAGCAAGCGCAACAGCAACAACAGGCACTAGATCTGCAATTTCAAGCAGCGATCGTCCAGCAGAAGCAACAACTGAAGCAGCTGTTTGGCACTCCGGGGCTATTTGAGCAAGTGAAAGCGAGCGGTCAAATTCCACCTGACCAAGTCGCTGACTTCGAGAAATTGGTAGGGAAACCGGAAGCGGATATCGATCGGTTCGTGGATCAGCGGGCAGCAGAGGCTAAGCAAAAACAGGAGGCAGAGCTTAAAGCCAATCAAGACAAGCAAACCAGTGCGATTCGGCGGGAAGTCACCGCCAACACCGTCCGGACTTCTCTTCTTGGTCTCTTGCTGGTCATTGGCTATGGCGGCATCAGCTGGGGCATTCTGCGCCAAAATCCAGCCAACGTTTAG
- a CDS encoding DUF502 domain-containing protein: MPEAPDRSPLSFWQRLRQDLKNDLIAGLLVVIPLATTIWLTAIVSRWVVNLLTGIPKQVNPFNDLDPFLSNLINLGVGLTVPLLAILVIGLMARNIVGRFLLDFGERTLQAIPLAGSVYKTLKQLLETVLKDNGTRFRRVVLVEYPRKGLWSVGFVTGNVSEAIQAKRPDAALVSVFIPSTPNPTTGWYAVVCEEELQTLEMSVEDAFKILISGGIVAPKGNPVTPALSSLPEAVEKVLVEATGTGKSEEESRL; this comes from the coding sequence ATGCCTGAAGCCCCCGATCGCAGCCCCCTCAGTTTTTGGCAACGGCTGCGGCAGGACCTCAAAAATGACTTGATTGCGGGTCTGCTGGTCGTCATTCCGCTGGCAACCACCATCTGGCTGACGGCGATCGTCTCGCGCTGGGTTGTCAACCTGCTAACGGGCATTCCTAAGCAGGTCAATCCTTTTAATGACCTTGACCCTTTCCTGAGCAACCTGATTAATCTCGGGGTCGGTCTGACGGTGCCACTGCTGGCGATCTTGGTGATCGGGTTGATGGCCCGCAACATCGTTGGCCGCTTCCTGCTGGATTTTGGCGAACGGACACTGCAGGCCATTCCCCTAGCAGGATCGGTCTACAAAACACTTAAGCAACTGCTGGAAACCGTGCTCAAGGACAACGGCACACGGTTCCGACGCGTGGTGTTGGTCGAGTATCCCCGCAAGGGGCTCTGGTCCGTCGGCTTTGTCACAGGCAATGTCAGTGAAGCCATTCAAGCCAAACGCCCTGATGCGGCCCTAGTCAGCGTCTTCATCCCCTCAACCCCAAACCCCACCACCGGCTGGTATGCAGTGGTCTGCGAGGAAGAGTTACAGACCTTGGAGATGTCGGTTGAGGACGCCTTCAAAATTCTAATTTCAGGGGGCATCGTGGCACCCAAGGGTAATCCTGTCACCCCAGCGCTCAGCAGCTTGCCAGAGGCAGTCGAAAAAGTGTTGGTAGAAGCCACGGGGACTGGCAAGAGCGAAGAGGAGAGCCGCTTGTAG
- the nusB gene encoding transcription antitermination factor NusB — protein sequence MQPRRIARELALLSLSQLPAKAELPSDQVLSELLLAATRTLAAEARDHLEAASAELKQSSDRLLLSTLGSADLESSRAMLQEAIEMTQAAINRTGVALDLPEWVQLTDREEVRKFGARLVHQVNGNRERIDKTLNEVMVDWQLHRVPRIDQDILRLATAEILFLGTPEQVAINEAVELANRYSDEEGRRFINGVLRRLSTTLGKAAREARPSS from the coding sequence ATGCAACCCCGCCGTATTGCTCGTGAACTGGCCTTGCTCAGTTTGAGCCAGCTGCCAGCGAAAGCCGAGCTGCCTTCTGATCAGGTGCTCTCAGAATTGTTGTTGGCGGCAACCCGGACCCTCGCTGCTGAAGCCCGCGACCACCTCGAAGCAGCCTCTGCAGAACTCAAGCAGAGCAGCGATCGCCTGTTGCTGAGCACTTTAGGATCAGCGGACCTTGAAAGCTCGCGGGCAATGCTGCAAGAGGCGATTGAAATGACCCAAGCCGCAATCAACCGTACAGGCGTTGCCCTCGATTTGCCCGAGTGGGTGCAACTGACTGATCGCGAAGAGGTCCGCAAGTTTGGGGCGCGACTCGTACACCAAGTGAATGGCAACCGTGAACGCATCGACAAAACCTTGAACGAGGTGATGGTGGACTGGCAGCTGCACCGTGTGCCTCGCATCGATCAGGACATTTTGCGACTGGCCACTGCCGAAATTCTCTTCCTAGGCACGCCCGAGCAAGTTGCCATCAACGAAGCGGTGGAATTAGCCAACCGGTACAGTGATGAAGAAGGCCGCCGCTTTATCAATGGGGTGTTGCGCCGCCTCAGCACCACGCTTGGCAAAGCCGCTCGTGAAGCCCGCCCATCTTCCTAA
- the ftsY gene encoding signal recognition particle-docking protein FtsY, producing the protein MVFDWFRRQFNQPQAPSTAASEAVTESSESTDDAARSTTEAVEEPQTAAIAEPPPAEPAPAIAEDYLAWAKAAYQNLKQQEAPAETSTTAEAIAATPALSDAQLAEEPAGAEAASSPEEISTETVAEPEPEPQPPAEPASFFDLAASEREARLEQLAAEAIVEPEPEPEPQPPAIAEPAEPQGLVFDDDFVWSSEVLAAQGRRPEEISIEEIDWLSSLRRGLDKTRRNLVNQLKAVVGQGPLSGEAVETIEALLLQADVGVEATDRILSQLQDKLRQEALPPEQAIAYLKSLLQQLLDQPLEESGRYILAPEKGRLNVWLVCGVNGVGKTTTIGKLAHLATKSGYRCLIAAADTFRAAAVEQVKVWGARSEVEVIANPGQNTDPAAVVFDAIAAAQARGTELLLVDTAGRLQNKKNLMDELAKVRRIIDRKAPDAIVESLLVLDATQGQNGLRQAQVFSEAAQLSGVALTKLDSTAKGGVALAIAQDLRLPIRFLGAGERIEDLRPFSSYEFIQALLDG; encoded by the coding sequence ATGGTTTTCGACTGGTTCCGCCGTCAGTTCAATCAGCCTCAGGCTCCATCCACGGCAGCAAGCGAAGCTGTCACGGAGTCGAGCGAGTCGACGGACGATGCCGCTCGCTCCACTACAGAGGCCGTTGAGGAACCCCAAACGGCTGCAATAGCGGAACCGCCCCCTGCAGAGCCTGCTCCCGCGATCGCCGAGGACTATCTCGCTTGGGCAAAGGCAGCCTACCAAAACCTCAAACAGCAGGAAGCACCTGCCGAGACATCTACTACGGCTGAGGCGATCGCAGCGACTCCGGCTCTCTCAGATGCCCAGCTTGCAGAGGAACCAGCAGGCGCTGAAGCTGCTAGCTCCCCTGAGGAGATCAGCACTGAGACAGTTGCTGAGCCGGAACCCGAACCCCAACCTCCAGCCGAGCCAGCGTCTTTCTTCGATCTCGCTGCCAGTGAACGGGAAGCTCGCCTAGAGCAACTGGCAGCAGAAGCGATCGTTGAACCGGAGCCAGAGCCGGAACCCCAGCCCCCTGCGATCGCAGAACCGGCAGAGCCTCAAGGACTAGTTTTTGATGACGACTTTGTTTGGTCTTCAGAGGTCCTCGCCGCCCAAGGCCGTCGTCCTGAAGAGATCTCGATTGAGGAAATCGACTGGCTGAGCAGCCTGCGGCGTGGGCTAGATAAAACCCGCCGCAACCTCGTTAACCAGCTCAAGGCTGTAGTGGGGCAAGGCCCGCTCAGTGGCGAAGCTGTAGAGACAATCGAAGCCCTACTCTTACAGGCTGATGTTGGGGTGGAAGCTACCGATCGCATCCTCAGCCAATTACAAGACAAGCTCCGCCAAGAAGCTCTGCCACCGGAGCAGGCGATCGCCTACCTCAAGTCCTTGCTGCAACAGCTCTTGGATCAACCACTGGAAGAATCGGGTCGCTACATCTTGGCCCCTGAAAAGGGTCGTCTCAATGTCTGGCTGGTTTGCGGCGTCAATGGCGTTGGTAAAACCACCACGATTGGCAAGCTGGCTCACCTTGCGACCAAGTCGGGCTATCGCTGTCTCATTGCGGCGGCTGATACTTTCCGAGCTGCAGCGGTCGAGCAAGTTAAGGTTTGGGGCGCTCGCAGCGAAGTAGAAGTGATTGCTAACCCCGGCCAAAATACCGATCCGGCTGCAGTTGTGTTTGATGCGATCGCGGCAGCACAAGCCCGTGGAACAGAGCTGCTGTTAGTGGATACGGCAGGCCGACTCCAGAACAAAAAGAACTTGATGGATGAGCTGGCCAAGGTGCGGCGGATTATCGACCGCAAAGCCCCCGATGCGATCGTGGAATCGCTGCTCGTTCTCGATGCCACACAAGGACAAAACGGCCTGCGTCAAGCCCAAGTTTTTTCCGAAGCCGCACAGCTGAGTGGTGTCGCTCTGACCAAGCTGGATAGCACTGCGAAGGGAGGCGTGGCTCTGGCGATCGCCCAAGACTTACGGCTGCCAATTCGCTTCCTCGGTGCGGGTGAACGGATTGAAGATCTCCGACCCTTCTCCAGCTATGAATTTATTCAAGCGCTGCTGGATGGCTAA
- a CDS encoding PP2C family protein-serine/threonine phosphatase, whose protein sequence is MTTLPYFQPAASPVSAGESSAGLSPVTALKDLVARLDREQRKAQELLASLGFALRSFTNLGQFLELIPLIASRVTDTEGSLLLTLRPDGRFWQAQLHCTDPQLKTALQRITARLPTETAPVSSPTEAIAAIDRQVQRCLGRNAQLFATAVLVRNQARGRLYVFSLDSRYTWNESRQKLVRLVADQTAVAIENDALTTELRQKERLDRELEIGAEIQLQLLPSQCPAIEGLEIAAACRTASRVGGDYYDFIPTRTHSDEQGRLQPDAGSPWAIAIGDIMGKGVPAGLIMTMLRGMLRAEVLNRHRPSQVLAHLNQVIYADLEHSNRFATLFYSEYDPSTRSLSFSNAAHNPPLLWRQATGNLHRLDAFGMMIGLEADNAYAEQQVQLQPGDVVLYYTDGLTDASDPRGNRFDEENVAIAFRDACRRRLSADALLADLFNRVQRFIGPDRHNEDDMTLVVLRAV, encoded by the coding sequence ATGACGACGCTTCCCTACTTCCAACCAGCGGCTTCGCCAGTTTCAGCGGGGGAAAGTTCGGCTGGCCTTTCACCAGTCACAGCCCTCAAAGATCTGGTGGCGCGACTCGATCGCGAACAGCGCAAGGCCCAAGAATTGCTGGCCTCCCTAGGGTTTGCCCTGCGCAGCTTCACTAATTTAGGGCAGTTCCTTGAACTGATCCCGCTGATAGCCAGTCGGGTCACGGATACCGAAGGCAGTCTATTGCTGACCCTTCGGCCCGATGGTCGCTTTTGGCAAGCTCAACTCCATTGCACCGATCCCCAGCTCAAAACTGCTCTCCAGCGGATTACCGCTAGACTTCCGACTGAAACTGCTCCCGTCAGCTCACCCACGGAGGCGATCGCAGCCATCGATCGTCAAGTTCAGCGCTGCCTAGGCCGAAACGCCCAGTTATTTGCAACCGCTGTTCTCGTTCGCAATCAAGCACGGGGGCGGCTCTATGTCTTCAGCTTGGATAGCCGTTACACCTGGAATGAATCCCGTCAAAAGCTGGTGCGTTTGGTTGCGGATCAAACCGCTGTTGCCATTGAAAATGATGCACTGACCACTGAGCTGCGCCAGAAAGAACGTCTCGATCGCGAGTTAGAAATTGGGGCTGAAATCCAGTTGCAATTACTGCCCAGCCAATGTCCTGCCATTGAGGGGTTAGAAATTGCAGCTGCCTGTCGCACGGCCAGTCGCGTCGGAGGCGATTACTACGACTTCATTCCCACTCGCACCCACAGCGATGAACAAGGGCGATTGCAACCGGATGCTGGTTCCCCTTGGGCGATCGCAATCGGCGACATCATGGGCAAAGGGGTGCCTGCTGGCCTGATTATGACGATGCTGCGCGGCATGCTGCGGGCTGAAGTCCTCAATCGGCACCGGCCCAGCCAAGTCTTGGCCCACCTCAATCAGGTGATCTACGCCGACCTAGAGCATTCCAATCGCTTTGCTACCCTCTTCTACTCGGAATACGATCCCAGCACGCGATCGCTGTCCTTTAGTAATGCAGCCCACAATCCGCCCCTACTCTGGCGGCAAGCTACGGGTAACCTGCACCGGCTCGATGCCTTTGGCATGATGATTGGCCTAGAAGCCGACAACGCCTATGCGGAACAGCAGGTGCAACTACAGCCGGGCGATGTAGTTCTTTACTACACCGATGGCTTGACCGACGCCTCCGATCCGCGCGGCAACCGTTTTGATGAAGAGAATGTGGCGATCGCTTTTCGGGATGCCTGTCGGCGTCGACTCTCGGCCGATGCACTCCTTGCGGATCTCTTCAATCGAGTCCAGCGGTTCATTGGTCCCGATCGCCATAACGAAGATGACATGACTCTCGTCGTACTGCGAGCCGTTTAA